In Streptomyces sp. NBC_00433, a single genomic region encodes these proteins:
- a CDS encoding nucleotidyl transferase AbiEii/AbiGii toxin family protein: MDHLHARLTRLALAAAAGDGFVLAGGYAVQAHGILNRVSDDVDLFTNQGDPQRFGTAVDAVQDAYTSDGLTVEVMRSGDSSPAFWSPMKTADRRR; encoded by the coding sequence ATGGACCACCTCCACGCCCGTCTCACCCGGCTCGCCCTGGCGGCCGCAGCCGGGGACGGCTTCGTACTCGCCGGCGGATACGCCGTCCAAGCCCACGGCATCCTGAACCGCGTCTCCGACGACGTCGACCTCTTCACCAATCAGGGTGATCCGCAAAGATTCGGCACCGCGGTGGACGCAGTACAGGACGCCTACACGTCCGACGGACTGACGGTCGAGGTGATGCGATCCGGAGACTCCTCGCCCGCCTTCTGGTCACCGATGAAGACGGCCGACAGACGAAGGTAG
- a CDS encoding nucleotidyl transferase AbiEii/AbiGii toxin family protein, with protein sequence MGYDWRAEPPVMMEFGPVLHPDDAVANKVSALYSRAEARDYVDIHAALTSGRYSAEDLLRLAEERDPGFDHPMFAQALRASRRWDDEDYMRYGLDAEAVTRLRSAMESWADELELDPRQAGGQPQSPGTHRNPTTQPPTSHLTAKAPRPLPGDDSGTSRNH encoded by the coding sequence ATGGGCTACGACTGGCGCGCTGAACCGCCCGTCATGATGGAATTCGGCCCGGTCCTGCACCCCGACGACGCCGTCGCCAACAAAGTCTCCGCCCTCTACTCCCGCGCGGAAGCCCGCGACTACGTCGATATTCACGCCGCGCTCACCAGCGGACGCTACTCGGCAGAGGACCTCCTGCGCCTGGCCGAAGAGCGCGATCCGGGCTTCGACCACCCCATGTTCGCCCAGGCGCTGCGCGCCTCACGACGCTGGGACGACGAGGACTACATGAGGTACGGCCTCGACGCCGAAGCCGTCACCCGCCTGCGTTCCGCAATGGAGTCATGGGCCGATGAACTGGAACTCGACCCCCGACAGGCCGGCGGGCAGCCGCAGTCACCGGGCACCCACCGGAACCCCACCACCCAGCCGCCGACCAGCCATCTAACTGCCAAGGCCCCGAGGCCTCTACCAGGCGACGACTCTGGGACCAGCAGGAACCACTGA